One window of Penaeus chinensis breed Huanghai No. 1 chromosome 34, ASM1920278v2, whole genome shotgun sequence genomic DNA carries:
- the LOC125043622 gene encoding histone H1-delta-like, translating into MVESAAKQAGEAAGRPKYSEMVAAAIRALKERSGSSRQAILKYVLSFYGVEDEKKAGVHVRLALKKGVAGGSLVQVKGTGASGSFKLAKVESKAEGRKPAAKKPVAKKTTVKKPAAKKTSAKETSAKKTSAKKISAKKTTAKKDVTKKPSAKKESQKKTTKEKVSTKKATAKKPPTKKTALKQPATKKMTKKSAAKKTEKKSTNKKYREMVAAVLKGLKKRNGSSRQAILRFIRASFQVGDERAAGVHLKQTLRRGVCSRLRAPAPPAPSGSSRS; encoded by the exons ATGGTCGAGAGTGCTGCCAAGCAAGCCGGAGAGGCAGCCGGACGCCCCAAGTACAGCGAGATGGTCGCCGCCGCCATCAGAGCCTTGAAGGAGCGGAGTGGTTCCTCCCGTCAGGCGATCCTCAAGTACGTCCTGAGCTTCTacggggtcgaggacgagaagAAAGCAGGCGTTCATGTCCGGCTGGCGCTGAAGAAGGGCGTTGCCGGCGGGTCTCTGGTCCAGGTGAAGGGGACGGGGGCCTCTGGCTCTTTCAAGCTGGCCAAGGTGGAAAgcaaggcggagggaaggaaaccCGCTGCGAAGAAACCGGTCGCGAAGAAGACCACTGTCAAGAAACCAGCCGCCAAAAAGACTTCAGCGAAGGAAACATCCGCCAAAAAGACTTCAGCGAAGAAAATATCCGCCAAAAAGACCACAGCCAAAAAAGACGTGACGAAGAAGCCCAGCGCGAAGAAGGAATCACAGAAGAAAACCACAAAGGAAAAGGTTTCGACAAAGAAAGCCACAGCCAAGAAACCGCCGACGAAGAAAACCGCGCTCAAGCAGCCAGCCACCAAGAAAATGACCAAGAAGTCTGCAgctaagaaaacggaaaagaaatccACAAACAAGAAG TACAGAGAGATGGTCGCCGCCGTCCTCAAGGGCCTCAAGAAGCGCAACGGCTCCTCCCGGCAAGCCATCCTCAGGTTTATCCGCGCTTCTTTCCAGGTCGGAGACGAGAGGGCCGCCGGCGTGCACCTGAAGCAGACGCTGAGGAGGGGTGTCTGCAGCAGACTAAGGGCGCCGGCGCCTCCGGCTCCTTCAGGCTCTTCAAGGAGCTGA
- the LOC125043623 gene encoding histone H1-delta-like has translation MSSTSARGPSAKRDHPKYSEMVAAALRALKERNGSSRQAILRFILASFQVGDERAVGVHLKQALRRGVVGGSLQQTKGTGASGSFKLSKELKKAAPRKDSTAAKKPISKTAAKKPISKTAAKKPISKTAAKKPISKTAAKKPISKTAAKKSTSMIAPKKPTSKTATKKPNATTATKKPGAKSTPNNGAAKKPNSSSKSTTKKVPTRNATKKVPTRNATKKANAKNGKN, from the exons ATGTCGAGCACGTCGGCCAGAGGTCCTTCGGCCAAGCGGGACCATCCCAAGTACAGCGAGATGGTCGCCGCCGCCCTCAGGGCCCTCAAGGAGCGCAACGGGTCCTCTCGCCAAGCCATCCTCAGGTTCATCCTCGCTTCCTTCCAGGTCGGGGATGAGAGGGCCGTCGGCGTGCACCTGAAGCAGGCGCTGAGGAGGGGCGTCGTCGGCGGGTCCCTGCAGCAGACCAAGGGCACTGGCGCCTCCGGCTCCTTCAAACTTTCGAAGGAGCTGAAGAAGGCTGCGCCCAGAAAGGACTCT ACTGCAGCGAAGAAGCCCATTTCTAAGACTGCAGCGAAGAAGCCCATTTCTAAGACTGCAGCGAAGAAGCCCATTTCTAAGACTGCAGCGAAGAAGCCCATTTCTAAGACAGCAGCGAAGAAGCCCATTTCTAAGACTGCAGCGAAGAAATCCACTTCTATGATTGCACCGAAGAAGCCCACTtctaagactgcaacaaagaaacccAACGCCacgactgcaacaaagaaacccGGCGCAAAGAGCACACCAAACAACGGAGCAGCGAAGAAACCTAACTCTAGTTCTAAGTCTACAACAAAGAAAGTCCCCACTAGGAATGCAACAAAGAAAGTCCCCACTAGGAATGCAACAAAGAAAGCCAACGCAAAGAATGGGAAGAATTAA
- the LOC125043624 gene encoding histone H1-delta-like: MSSTSAKRPSAKRAHPKYSEMVGAALRALKERNGSSRQAILRFILASFQVGDERVAGVHLKQALRRGVVGGSLQQTKGTGASGSFKLSKEELKKAVPRKDSAKKPSAKTATKKPNAKTATKKPSAKTATKKPSAKTASKKPSAKTATKKPSAKTTTKKVPTKNGATKKPTTKKAISKKQTVKKTATKKQTTKNGGS, from the coding sequence ATGTCGAGCACGTCCGCCAAGCGTCCTTCAGCCAAGCGCGCCCATCCCAAGTACAGCGAGATGGTCGGCGCCGCCCTCAGGGCCCTCAAGGAGCGCAACGGGTCCTCTCGCCAAGCCATCCTCAGGTTCATCCTTGCTTCCTTCCAGGTCGGGGACGAGAGGGTCGCCGGCGTGCACCTGAAGCAGGCGCTGAGGAGGGGCGTCGTCGGCGGGTCCCTGCAGCAGACCAAGGGCACCGGCGCCTCCGGCTCCTTCAAACTTTCAAAGGAGGAGCTGAAGAAGGCTGTGCCCAGGAAGGACTCGGCAAAGAAACCCAGCGCTAAGACTGCCACAAAGAAACCCAACGCTAAGACTGCCACAAAGAAACCCAGCGCTAAGACTGCCACAAAGAAACCCAGCGCTAAGACTGCCTCGAAGAAACCCAGTGCTAAGACTGCCACAAAGAAACCCAGCGCTAAGACAACCACAAAGAAAGTCCCCACTAAGAACGGAGCAACAAAGAAACCAACAACAAAGAAGGCGATATCAAAGAAACAGACTGTcaagaaaacagcaacaaagaaacaaaccacaAAGAATGGGGGGAGCTAA
- the LOC125043625 gene encoding late histone H1-like, whose protein sequence is MVGSTAKKAEEAAGRPKYSEMVAAAIKALKERSGSSRQAILKYILSFYGVEDEKKAGVHVRLALKKGVAGGSLVQVKGTGASGSFKLAKVEGKAEERKPAAKKPVAKKTTVKKPADKKTSAKETSAKKTSAKETSAKKTSAKKISAKNTTAKKDVTKKPSAKKESLKKTTKEKVSTKKATAKKPPTKKTALKQPATKKMTKKSAAKKTEKKSTNKKTATKKPTSKTPKKPTAKSTPKNEVTKKLTTKRSTAKKQTVKATATKKQTTKNGRS, encoded by the exons ATGGTCGGGAGTACTGCCAAGAAAGCCGAAGAGGCAGCCGGACGCCCCAAGTACAGCGAGATGGTCGCCGCCGCCATCAAAGCCTTGAAGGAGCGGAGTGGTTCCTCCCGTCAGGCGATCCTTAAGTACATCCTGAGCTTCTacggggtcgaggacgagaagAAAGCAGGTGTTCATGTCCGGCTGGCGCTGAAGAAGGGCGTTGCCGGCGGGTCTCTGGTCCAGGTGAAGGGGACGGGGGCCTCTGGCTCTTTCAAGCTGGCCAAGGTGGAAGGCAAGGCGGAGGAAAGGAAACCCGCTGCGAAGAAACCGGTCGCGAAGAAGACCACTGTCAAGAAACCAGCCGACAAAAAGACTTCAGCGAAGGAAACATCCGCCAAAAAAACTTCAGCGAAGGAAACATCCGCCAAAAAAACTTCAGCGAAGAAAATATCCGCCAAAAACACCACAGCCAAAAAAGACGTGACGAAGAAGCCCAGCGCGAAGAAGGAATCACTGAAGAAAACCACAAAGGAAAAGGTTTCGACAAAGAAAGCCACAGCCAAGAAACCGCCGACGAAGAAAACCGCGCTCAAGCAGCCAGCCACCAAGAAAATGACCAAGAAGTCTGCAGctaagaaaacggagaagaaatcCACAAACAAGAAG actgcaacaaagaaacccACTTCTAAGACTCCAAAGAAACCCACCGCAAAGAGCACTCCAAAGAACGAAGTAACAAAGAAACTAACAACAAAGAGGTCGACAGCAAAGAAGCAGACTGTCAAGGCAAcagcaacaaagaaacaaaccacaAAGAATGGGAGGAGCTAA
- the LOC125043626 gene encoding late histone H1-like, whose product MVESAAKQAGEAAGRPKYSEMVAAAIRALKERSGSSRQAILKYVLNFYGVEDEKKAGVHVRLALKKGVAGGSLVQVKGTGASGSFKLAKVEGKAEGRKPAAEKPVAKKTTVKKPATKKTSAKKPATKKTSAKETSAKKTSAKETSAKKTSAKKISAKKTTAKKDVTKKVSAKKESQKKTTKEKVSAKKATAKKPPTKKTALKQPATKKMTKKSAAKKTEKKSTNKKVRPSAMRASGYFRISKEELEKAPPKKGSAKNKVTKNKKKTPGNATAKKPSVKSATKIPTSKVPTEGATKKPSV is encoded by the exons ATGGTCGAGAGTGCTGCCAAGCAAGCCGGAGAGGCAGCCGGACGCCCCAAGTATAGCGAGATGGTCGCCGCCGCCATCAGAGCCTTGAAGGAGCGGAGTGGTTCCTCCCGTCAGGCGATCCTCAAGTACGTGCTGAACTTCTacggggtcgaggacgagaagAAAGCAGGCGTTCATGTTCGGCTGGCGCTGAAGAAGGGCGTTGCCGGCGGGTCTCTGGTCCAGGTGAAGGGGACGGGGGCCTCTGGCTCTTTCAAGCTGGCCAAGGTGGAAGGCAAGGCGGAGGGGAGGAAACCCGCTGCGGAGAAACCGGTAGCGAAGAAGACCACTGTCAAGAAACCAGCCACCAAAAAGACTTCAGCGAAGAAACCAGCCACCAAAAAGACTTCAGCGAAGGAAACATCCGCCAAAAAGACTTCAGCGAAGGAAACATCCGCCAAAAAGACTTCAGCGAAGAAAATATCCGCCAAAAAGACCACAGCCAAAAAAGACGTGACGAAGAAAGTTAGCGCGAAGAAGGAATCACAGAAGAAAACCACAAAGGAAAAGGTTTCAGCAAAGAAAGCCACAGCCAAGAAACCGCCGACGAAGAAAACCGCGCTCAAGCAGCCAGCCACCAAGAAAATGACCAAGAAGTCTGCAGctaagaaaacggagaagaaatcCACAAACAAGAAGGTG CGTCCTTCAGCCATGCGCGCTTCAGGCTACTTCAGGATCTCCaaggaggagctggagaaggCTCCGCCCAAGAAGGGCTCGGCCAAGAACAAAgtgacgaagaacaagaagaagactcCTGGAAACGCGACGGCAAAGAAACCCAGCGTTAAGTCTGCAACAAAGATACCTACCTCTAAGGTCCCTACTGAAGGTGCCACAAAGAAACCCAGCGTTTAG